In Myxococcus stipitatus, a single window of DNA contains:
- a CDS encoding acyl-CoA dehydrogenase family protein, with protein sequence MQQTQEHRAIRQTVRKFVEQELNPHVDAWEAAEIFPAKEVFKKLGELGLLGITKPPEFGGLGLDASFSVAFAEELGHCTCGALPMAIGVVTDMATPALARFGSDELRREFLAPTLSGERVCSIAVSEPGAGSDVASVTTTARRDGDDYVIDGSKMWITNGMQADWVCLLANTGEGPAHANKSLIIVPLDRPGITRSKIRKLGMWASDTAQLFFDGVRVPARFRVGEEGRGFAMQMQQFQEERLFVSASTLVTFDRLIAQTAEYTRQRKAFGQSILDNQSVHFRLAELQTEVEALRALIYRTVDLYVADKDDPEVVKLASMCKLKSGRLARELVDGCLQYWGGMGFTWDNPLARAHRDLRLGSIGGGADEVMLGIISKAMGTLPRKSRG encoded by the coding sequence ATGCAGCAGACCCAGGAACACCGCGCCATCCGCCAGACGGTCCGCAAGTTCGTCGAGCAGGAGCTCAACCCGCACGTGGACGCGTGGGAGGCGGCCGAAATCTTCCCGGCGAAAGAGGTCTTCAAGAAGCTGGGCGAGCTGGGGCTGCTGGGCATCACCAAGCCGCCGGAGTTCGGCGGGCTGGGGCTGGACGCGTCGTTCTCCGTGGCCTTCGCGGAGGAGCTGGGCCACTGCACGTGTGGGGCGCTGCCCATGGCCATCGGCGTGGTGACGGACATGGCCACGCCGGCGCTGGCGCGCTTCGGCAGTGACGAGCTGCGGCGGGAGTTCCTCGCGCCGACGCTGTCGGGCGAGCGCGTGTGCTCCATCGCGGTGAGCGAGCCGGGCGCGGGCTCCGACGTGGCGTCGGTGACGACGACGGCGCGCCGCGACGGCGACGACTACGTCATCGACGGCAGCAAGATGTGGATAACCAACGGCATGCAGGCGGACTGGGTGTGCCTGCTCGCCAACACGGGCGAGGGCCCGGCGCACGCGAACAAGTCGCTCATCATCGTGCCCCTGGACCGGCCGGGCATCACCCGCTCGAAGATTCGCAAGCTGGGCATGTGGGCGTCGGACACGGCGCAGCTGTTCTTCGACGGCGTGCGCGTGCCCGCGCGCTTCCGCGTCGGCGAGGAGGGGCGCGGCTTCGCCATGCAGATGCAGCAGTTCCAGGAGGAGCGGCTGTTCGTCTCCGCCAGCACCCTGGTCACCTTCGACCGGCTCATCGCGCAGACGGCGGAGTACACGCGGCAGCGCAAGGCGTTCGGCCAGTCCATCCTGGACAACCAGTCCGTGCACTTCCGGCTGGCGGAGCTGCAGACGGAGGTGGAGGCGCTGCGCGCGCTCATCTACCGCACCGTGGACCTGTACGTGGCGGACAAGGACGACCCGGAGGTCGTGAAGCTCGCCTCCATGTGCAAGCTGAAGTCGGGCCGGCTCGCGCGCGAGCTGGTGGACGGCTGCCTCCAGTACTGGGGCGGCATGGGCTTCACCTGGGACAACCCGCTGGCGCGCGCGCACCGCGACCTGCGCCTGGGCTCCATCGGCGGCGGCGCCGACGAGGTCATGCTGGGCATCATCAGCAAGGCCATGGGCACCCTGCCCCGCAAGTCGCGCGGCTAG
- a CDS encoding aldehyde dehydrogenase family protein → MRVVKLEEELVPRGLREAFDRLRARRWDVARRGPGERLARLEKLKALILERREALADALHADFRKPRAEVEATEVLPVLLELEHVRKHLKVWMKPRKVPTPLMLAGTASHVRAEPRGTVLVLAPWNYPFNLLVTPLIAAVAAGNTVLCKPSEKTPHTARFLAELVRDAFPDDEVALVEGGAEVGEALLRLPFDHFFFTGGPRVGRRVMEAAAKHLASVTLELGGKSPVVVDATADVEAAAERITWGKFLNGGQTCIAPDHVWVHESREEALLAALKAALERFYGRTEEARRASPDFCRMVDDGAFSRVRGLLDRTVAAGARVVAGGGADAETRFIAPTVLADVTPDAPIMEEEIFGPVLPVLRYPSLDDVVAHLRAGDKPLALYVFSKDEATVERLLRETSAGGSCVNTVVLHNVNPHLPFGGVGASGQGAYHGEAGFRAFSHERAVLRQGRTSLAHLFFPPYTGKAQKLARLASRLFG, encoded by the coding sequence ATGCGCGTGGTGAAGCTGGAGGAGGAGCTGGTCCCCAGGGGCCTGCGGGAGGCGTTCGACCGCCTGCGGGCCCGGCGCTGGGACGTGGCGCGGCGAGGCCCGGGCGAGCGGCTGGCGCGGCTGGAGAAGCTCAAGGCGCTCATCCTCGAGCGGCGCGAGGCGCTGGCGGACGCCCTCCACGCGGACTTCCGCAAGCCCCGCGCGGAGGTGGAGGCCACGGAGGTGCTGCCGGTGCTCCTGGAGCTGGAGCACGTGCGCAAGCACCTCAAGGTGTGGATGAAGCCGCGCAAGGTGCCGACGCCGTTGATGCTCGCGGGGACCGCCAGCCACGTGCGCGCCGAACCCCGGGGCACGGTGCTGGTGCTGGCCCCGTGGAACTACCCCTTCAACCTGCTGGTGACGCCGCTCATCGCCGCGGTGGCCGCGGGCAACACCGTGCTGTGCAAGCCCAGCGAGAAGACGCCGCACACCGCGCGCTTCCTGGCGGAGCTGGTGCGCGACGCCTTCCCCGACGACGAGGTCGCGCTGGTGGAGGGCGGCGCGGAGGTGGGCGAGGCGCTGCTGCGGCTGCCGTTCGACCACTTCTTCTTCACCGGCGGCCCGCGCGTGGGGCGCCGGGTGATGGAGGCCGCGGCGAAGCACCTGGCCAGCGTGACGCTGGAGCTGGGCGGCAAGTCGCCGGTGGTGGTGGACGCGACCGCGGACGTGGAGGCCGCCGCCGAGCGCATCACCTGGGGCAAGTTCCTCAACGGCGGTCAGACGTGCATCGCCCCGGACCACGTCTGGGTGCACGAGTCGCGCGAGGAGGCGCTGCTCGCCGCGCTGAAGGCCGCGCTGGAGCGCTTCTACGGCCGCACCGAGGAGGCGCGCCGGGCGAGCCCCGACTTCTGCCGCATGGTGGATGACGGCGCCTTCTCGCGCGTGCGCGGCCTGCTGGACCGGACGGTGGCCGCGGGGGCCCGCGTGGTGGCCGGCGGCGGCGCGGACGCGGAGACGCGCTTCATCGCGCCCACGGTGCTGGCGGACGTGACGCCGGACGCCCCCATCATGGAGGAGGAGATCTTCGGCCCGGTGCTGCCGGTGCTGCGCTACCCGTCGCTCGACGACGTCGTCGCGCACCTGCGCGCGGGCGACAAGCCGCTGGCGCTCTACGTCTTCAGCAAGGACGAGGCGACGGTGGAGCGGCTGCTCCGGGAGACGAGCGCGGGCGGCTCGTGCGTCAACACCGTGGTGCTGCACAACGTGAACCCCCACCTGCCCTTTGGCGGCGTCGGGGCGAGCGGCCAGGGCGCCTACCACGGCGAGGCGGGCTTCCGGGCGTTCAGCCACGAACGCGCCGTGCTGCGCCAGGGCCGCACGTCGCTCGCCCACCTGTTCTTCCCCCCGTACACCGGCAAGGCCCAGAAGCTGGCTCGCCTGGCCAGCCGCCTGTTCGGCTGA
- a CDS encoding aldehyde dehydrogenase family protein — MLEAVPAAAAVDSKPSLEASRILSVFQAQRAHRWTMSRTTAAERIARLKKLREAIIARRDELAEAIHQDFRKPALEVELTEVHPTLEELNHTVKHLKSWMKPTRVGTPLLLAGSSAHVRYEARGVVLILAPWNYPFHLLVAPLIAAIAAGNTVMCKPSEKTPHTSRFLARLLRDVFPENEVALFEGGAETAEALLELPFDHFFFTGNPRIGRKVMEAAARHLASVTLELGGKSPVIIDESADVVAAAERLAWGKFINGGQTCVAPDYVFVHESRAQAFVDALKAVITRFYGGTEAERQASPDFSRLVDAAAWRRVKDLVDRSVAAGAKVEVGGLADGPSRYLAPTVLTGVTPDMAVMEGEIFGPVLPVMTFRSRAEVYEHVQRGDKPLAMYVFSQDKRAIEDVFRNTTSGGAVVNNVLIHVANPNLPFGGVGMSGLGNYHGIYGFRTFSHERAVSVQWMKSLAAVFFPPYRGKAQEWASRASRLLE; from the coding sequence ATGCTGGAGGCCGTCCCCGCCGCAGCCGCCGTCGACTCGAAGCCGTCCCTCGAAGCGTCGCGCATCCTCTCGGTGTTCCAGGCCCAGCGCGCGCACCGCTGGACGATGTCGCGCACCACCGCCGCGGAGCGCATCGCCCGGCTCAAGAAGCTGCGCGAGGCCATCATCGCCCGCCGCGACGAGCTGGCCGAGGCCATCCACCAGGACTTCCGCAAGCCCGCGCTGGAGGTGGAGCTGACGGAGGTACACCCCACGCTGGAGGAGCTGAACCACACGGTGAAGCACCTCAAGTCGTGGATGAAGCCCACGCGCGTGGGCACGCCCCTCCTGCTCGCCGGCTCGTCCGCGCACGTGCGCTACGAGGCGCGCGGCGTGGTGCTCATCCTGGCGCCCTGGAACTATCCCTTCCACCTGCTGGTGGCGCCGCTCATCGCGGCCATCGCCGCGGGCAACACGGTGATGTGTAAACCCAGCGAGAAGACGCCGCACACCTCGCGCTTCCTGGCCCGGCTGCTGCGCGACGTCTTCCCGGAGAACGAGGTGGCGCTGTTCGAGGGCGGCGCGGAGACGGCGGAGGCGCTGCTGGAGCTGCCCTTCGACCACTTCTTCTTCACGGGCAACCCGCGCATCGGCCGCAAGGTGATGGAGGCGGCGGCGAGACACCTGGCCAGCGTGACGCTGGAGCTGGGCGGCAAGTCGCCCGTCATCATCGACGAGTCGGCGGACGTGGTCGCGGCGGCGGAGCGGCTGGCGTGGGGCAAGTTCATCAACGGCGGCCAGACGTGCGTGGCGCCCGACTACGTCTTCGTGCACGAGTCGCGCGCCCAGGCGTTCGTGGATGCGCTCAAGGCGGTCATCACCCGCTTCTATGGCGGGACGGAGGCGGAGCGGCAGGCCAGCCCGGACTTCTCGCGGCTGGTGGACGCCGCGGCGTGGCGGCGCGTGAAGGACCTGGTGGACCGCTCCGTGGCGGCGGGGGCGAAGGTGGAGGTCGGCGGGCTGGCGGACGGGCCCTCGCGCTACCTGGCGCCCACCGTGCTCACGGGCGTGACGCCGGACATGGCGGTGATGGAGGGGGAAATCTTCGGTCCGGTGCTGCCGGTGATGACCTTCCGCTCCCGCGCGGAGGTCTACGAGCACGTCCAGCGCGGCGACAAGCCGCTGGCCATGTACGTCTTCAGCCAGGACAAGCGGGCCATCGAGGACGTGTTCCGCAACACCACCTCCGGCGGGGCGGTGGTGAACAACGTCCTCATCCACGTGGCCAACCCCAACCTGCCCTTCGGCGGAGTGGGCATGAGTGGCCTGGGCAACTACCACGGCATTTATGGATTCCGGACCTTCAGCCACGAGCGGGCCGTGTCGGTCCAATGGATGAAGTCGCTGGCCGCGGTGTTCTTCCCCCCGTACCGCGGGAAGGCGCAGGAATGGGCCTCCCGCGCCAGCCGGCTGTTGGAATAG
- a CDS encoding TetR family transcriptional regulator, giving the protein MVSDTEPRAGREAPRRALRDEDKEARRRRLLSEALGLYQETSYGAVKMADVAERAGLAKGTVFLYFPTKEALFLALLEDLLFAWFERLEGRLLQAGDAPWTGPRLAREVAQSLSGELPLTRLLAMLQTVLEQNVTEEQTRRFKERLLEAMARIGATLEALVPFLRPGEGPRLLLHLHALVTGLRQMADVAPVARAVLAAPHMAPLRIDFTAELTQALTTLLRGLEAR; this is encoded by the coding sequence ATGGTGAGCGACACGGAGCCGAGGGCGGGGCGGGAGGCGCCGAGGCGGGCGCTGCGGGACGAGGACAAGGAGGCGCGCCGGCGGCGGCTGCTGTCGGAGGCGCTCGGGCTGTACCAGGAGACGTCCTACGGCGCGGTGAAGATGGCGGACGTGGCGGAGCGGGCGGGGCTGGCGAAGGGGACGGTGTTCCTCTACTTCCCGACGAAGGAGGCGCTGTTCCTGGCGCTGCTGGAGGACCTGCTGTTCGCGTGGTTCGAGCGGCTGGAGGGGCGGCTGCTCCAGGCGGGAGACGCGCCGTGGACGGGGCCCCGGCTGGCGCGCGAGGTGGCCCAGTCGTTGTCCGGCGAGCTGCCGCTGACGCGCCTGTTGGCGATGCTCCAGACGGTGCTCGAGCAGAACGTCACCGAGGAGCAGACCCGGCGCTTCAAGGAGCGGCTGCTGGAGGCCATGGCGCGCATCGGCGCGACGCTGGAGGCGCTCGTGCCGTTCCTGCGCCCGGGCGAGGGCCCCCGGCTGCTGCTCCACCTGCACGCGCTGGTGACGGGGCTGCGGCAGATGGCGGACGTGGCCCCCGTGGCGCGCGCGGTGCTCGCCGCGCCGCACATGGCGCCCCTGCGCATCGACTTCACGGCCGAGCTGACCCAGGCGCTCACCACCCTCTTGCGCGGGCTCGAGGCCCGCTGA
- a CDS encoding phospholipase D-like domain-containing protein produces the protein MRPIQAELLSGSALYREVVLEKLVNARESVWLATANVKAMYVESKGRFVPLVEVLDALAARGVSLRLLHAELPSRPFRAAFDARARLVSGGLELKVCPRVHFKAVLVDGAWVYLGSANLTGAGLGAKADGARNFELGFATEDFDVIDRVTALYEAVWSGAECRGCRLRSVCPDPIGPLPARPPKVRSSRRAARLGRARRLERPTLESHRR, from the coding sequence ATGCGTCCCATCCAGGCGGAGTTGTTGTCCGGAAGCGCGCTGTACCGGGAGGTGGTGCTGGAGAAGCTGGTGAACGCGCGCGAGTCGGTGTGGCTGGCCACGGCGAACGTGAAGGCGATGTACGTGGAGTCGAAGGGGCGCTTCGTGCCGCTGGTGGAGGTGTTGGACGCGCTGGCGGCGCGGGGCGTGTCGCTGCGGCTGCTGCACGCGGAGCTGCCGAGCCGTCCGTTCCGCGCGGCCTTCGACGCGAGGGCCCGGCTGGTGTCGGGTGGGCTCGAGCTGAAGGTGTGCCCGCGCGTGCACTTCAAGGCGGTGCTGGTGGACGGGGCCTGGGTGTACCTGGGAAGCGCCAACCTCACGGGGGCGGGGCTGGGGGCGAAGGCGGACGGGGCGCGCAACTTCGAGCTGGGCTTCGCCACGGAGGACTTCGACGTCATCGACCGGGTGACGGCGCTCTACGAGGCGGTGTGGAGCGGGGCGGAGTGCCGGGGATGCAGGTTGCGTTCGGTGTGCCCGGACCCCATCGGGCCCTTGCCCGCCCGGCCCCCGAAGGTGCGAAGTTCGCGCCGCGCCGCGCGGCTGGGAAGGGCCCGCCGGCTCGAACGCCCCACCTTGGAGTCACACCGCCGATGA
- a CDS encoding glutathione S-transferase family protein, which yields MMKLFFAANTRATRPRWMLEELGVPYELVPVDLPSREHKQPDYLRIHPMGSLPALEDDGHPMFESAAILMHVADKYPEKGLAPAPATPERAEYYQWLMFCMATMEPPLSAYSAHNLFLPELERVPAEAERGRKRFTDIARMLEERLQGREFLVGGRFTAADVVMASILHWAQGMGLLASFPTLGEYTQRQLARPAARRALQA from the coding sequence ATGATGAAGCTCTTCTTCGCCGCGAATACCCGGGCCACCCGTCCCCGCTGGATGCTGGAGGAACTGGGCGTGCCCTACGAGCTGGTCCCGGTCGACCTGCCGAGCCGTGAGCACAAGCAGCCGGACTACCTGCGCATCCACCCCATGGGCTCGTTGCCCGCGCTCGAGGACGACGGCCACCCGATGTTCGAGTCGGCGGCCATCCTGATGCACGTGGCGGACAAGTATCCGGAGAAGGGCCTGGCCCCGGCGCCCGCTACCCCCGAGCGCGCCGAGTATTATCAATGGTTGATGTTCTGCATGGCCACGATGGAGCCGCCGCTGTCCGCCTACTCGGCGCACAACCTCTTCCTGCCGGAGCTCGAGCGCGTCCCGGCCGAGGCGGAGCGGGGGCGCAAGCGCTTCACCGACATCGCCCGGATGCTGGAGGAGCGGCTCCAGGGGCGTGAGTTCCTCGTCGGCGGGCGCTTCACGGCCGCGGACGTGGTGATGGCCTCCATCCTCCACTGGGCCCAGGGCATGGGGCTGCTCGCGTCCTTCCCGACGCTGGGCGAGTACACACAGCGGCAGCTGGCTCGGCCCGCCGCCCGTCGGGCGCTCCAGGCCTAG
- a CDS encoding sensor histidine kinase, whose protein sequence is MPPFGSVTGSGALASQPHVGLKRRGFIVSAGVVLLSVVTQPLIFGRFVPEAVLVHVGWSVMLLAMALVMRRWGMSIQRASTISGVLSLGALALDILFTGGLSSPLFPLLFALPLIVGVFTPGDLVTVWAIVLLTLVGVVGAAWLADGSPHRITGEVTVFLFMAWVAIYGGKMYRRMRLTECEAGRERLAALERLARSERLRAEAERSHAETERLALMGRLAAGVAHEVNNPLAYVKSNLHFLTEVVREGSPDLEECQRVLDETGQGVLRIQQIVTDLRRFSRETSDGEEHCSVEEALSEAERLASVRLRSLCRVVREVAEDVPRVRLSQRHLVQVVVNLLLNAADALDALEAQPEARRQLCLVTLRARREPGGVLLEVEDNGPGIPDGVLPRLFEPFFTTKAPGKGTGLGLALCREYLARVGGSLSAENRPEGGARFVLHLPEAASS, encoded by the coding sequence ATGCCCCCGTTCGGCAGCGTCACCGGCTCGGGCGCCTTGGCGAGCCAGCCGCATGTCGGGTTGAAGCGCCGGGGCTTCATCGTCTCGGCGGGGGTCGTCCTGCTGTCGGTGGTGACGCAGCCGTTGATCTTCGGCCGCTTCGTGCCCGAGGCGGTGCTCGTGCACGTGGGCTGGTCCGTGATGCTGCTGGCCATGGCCCTGGTGATGCGACGCTGGGGGATGTCCATCCAGCGCGCGAGCACCATCTCCGGCGTGCTCAGCCTCGGCGCGCTCGCGCTGGACATCCTGTTCACCGGGGGGCTGTCGAGCCCGCTGTTCCCGCTGCTGTTCGCCCTGCCGCTCATCGTGGGCGTCTTCACGCCCGGAGACCTGGTGACGGTGTGGGCCATCGTCCTGCTCACGCTGGTGGGCGTGGTGGGCGCGGCGTGGCTGGCGGACGGGTCGCCCCACCGGATAACGGGCGAGGTCACCGTCTTCCTCTTCATGGCGTGGGTGGCCATCTACGGCGGGAAGATGTACCGCCGCATGCGCCTGACCGAATGCGAGGCGGGGCGCGAGCGGCTGGCGGCGCTGGAGCGGCTGGCGCGCAGCGAGCGGCTGCGCGCCGAGGCCGAGCGCAGCCACGCGGAGACGGAGCGGCTGGCGCTGATGGGCCGGCTGGCCGCGGGCGTGGCGCACGAGGTGAACAACCCGCTGGCCTACGTGAAGTCCAACCTGCACTTCCTGACGGAGGTGGTGAGGGAGGGCTCGCCGGACCTGGAGGAGTGCCAGCGCGTGCTCGACGAGACGGGGCAGGGCGTGCTGCGCATCCAGCAGATCGTCACCGACCTGCGCCGCTTCTCCCGGGAGACGTCGGATGGGGAGGAGCACTGCTCGGTGGAAGAGGCGCTGAGCGAGGCGGAGCGGCTGGCGTCCGTGCGGCTGCGCAGCCTGTGCCGCGTGGTGCGCGAGGTGGCCGAGGACGTGCCGCGCGTGCGGCTGAGCCAGCGGCACCTGGTGCAGGTGGTGGTGAACCTGCTGCTCAACGCGGCGGACGCGCTCGACGCGCTCGAGGCCCAGCCCGAGGCGCGCCGCCAGCTGTGCCTCGTCACGCTGCGCGCCCGGCGGGAGCCGGGGGGCGTGTTGCTGGAGGTGGAGGACAACGGCCCGGGGATTCCCGACGGCGTCCTGCCGCGCTTGTTCGAGCCCTTCTTCACCACCAAGGCCCCGGGGAAGGGCACGGGCCTGGGGCTGGCCCTGTGTCGCGAGTACCTGGCGCGCGTGGGCGGCTCGCTGTCCGCGGAGAACCGGCCGGAGGGCGGGGCGCGCTTCGTGCTGCACCTGCCGGAGGCGGCCTCGAGCTGA
- a CDS encoding helix-turn-helix transcriptional regulator: MRRLVNVLDVELAPAAPHASLVDARRLEAADPAAFAVLVKYMQTREKSFSTSVQRQALVRPEGVAGAVVGGFYTLLTGAYPSKVFTDPAVALAWLGQPEATAAPLLSRLNELVAEATGQSPLLRELHQAMKGKLPDINLSDVAREMGMSERTLQRRLKDAGTSFQAELNAVQVRMAQSLLLETDMKLTAVAVEVGCASLQHFSSLFRKLVGESPSAWRERQQGRAGGEPETEEPSSEPRGVGAADEGPPGGGSSASGA; the protein is encoded by the coding sequence GTGCGCCGGCTGGTGAACGTGCTCGACGTGGAGCTGGCTCCCGCGGCGCCGCATGCCTCGCTGGTGGACGCGCGCCGGCTGGAGGCGGCGGACCCGGCGGCGTTCGCGGTGCTGGTGAAGTACATGCAGACGCGGGAGAAGTCCTTCAGCACGTCCGTGCAGCGGCAGGCGCTGGTGCGGCCGGAGGGCGTGGCGGGCGCGGTGGTGGGAGGCTTCTACACGCTGCTGACGGGCGCCTACCCGAGCAAGGTGTTCACGGACCCAGCGGTGGCCCTGGCGTGGCTGGGCCAGCCGGAGGCGACGGCGGCGCCGCTCCTGTCCCGGCTCAACGAGCTGGTGGCGGAGGCCACGGGCCAGTCGCCGCTCTTGCGCGAGCTGCACCAGGCGATGAAGGGCAAGCTGCCGGACATCAACCTGTCGGACGTGGCCCGGGAGATGGGCATGTCCGAGCGCACGCTCCAGCGCCGGCTGAAGGACGCGGGCACGTCGTTCCAGGCGGAGCTCAACGCCGTGCAGGTGCGCATGGCGCAGTCGCTGCTGCTGGAGACGGACATGAAGCTCACCGCCGTGGCGGTGGAGGTGGGCTGCGCGTCGCTGCAGCACTTCAGCAGCCTGTTCCGCAAGCTGGTGGGCGAGTCCCCCAGCGCGTGGCGTGAGCGTCAGCAGGGGCGCGCCGGTGGAGAGCCCGAAACGGAGGAGCCGTCCTCCGAGCCCCGCGGGGTCGGCGCCGCGGACGAGGGGCCACCGGGTGGCGGCAGCAGCGCCTCCGGCGCGTAG
- a CDS encoding fatty acid desaturase family protein, translating into MNRPQTAPAFDLPQLAVHALWWVWFPSFVWSWDVLDIWGRVGMCILGWAVLFWNYAVLHNHMHVSMARPRLAHWVVSRTLGMACGFPYRGYYIHHFNHHRYNDGPGDWGVRRPGEGVARYCLRSALTPWFWPFEAVGNVWRWATKRNQRAELAFDFLLVDGAVLALILWRPALGLAWWGVLLVGQVCIHWLNLAAHFETDASQRASLGTTSTSRLYNLFFFNAGYHQAHHLKPQLPWRELPEATQALADKAWVRPELVTSLSPINPLWVAKVAKRYSAEPCDRQTASTITSGTPSAVI; encoded by the coding sequence ATGAACCGCCCCCAGACGGCCCCCGCCTTCGACCTGCCCCAACTCGCGGTGCACGCGCTGTGGTGGGTGTGGTTCCCGTCCTTCGTCTGGAGCTGGGATGTGCTGGACATCTGGGGCCGCGTGGGGATGTGCATCCTCGGCTGGGCCGTCCTGTTCTGGAACTACGCCGTGCTGCACAACCACATGCACGTCTCCATGGCGCGGCCCCGGCTGGCGCACTGGGTCGTGTCGCGCACGCTCGGCATGGCCTGCGGCTTTCCCTACCGCGGCTACTACATCCACCACTTCAACCACCACCGGTACAACGACGGTCCGGGGGACTGGGGCGTGCGGCGTCCCGGCGAGGGCGTGGCGCGCTACTGCCTGCGCTCGGCGCTGACGCCGTGGTTCTGGCCCTTCGAGGCGGTGGGCAACGTGTGGCGCTGGGCGACGAAGCGCAACCAGCGCGCGGAGCTGGCCTTCGACTTCCTGCTGGTGGACGGCGCGGTGCTGGCGCTCATCCTCTGGCGGCCCGCCCTGGGGCTGGCCTGGTGGGGAGTGTTGCTGGTGGGACAGGTCTGCATCCACTGGCTCAACCTGGCCGCCCACTTCGAAACGGATGCCTCCCAGCGGGCCTCCCTGGGCACGACGTCCACTTCCCGTCTGTACAACCTGTTCTTTTTCAATGCAGGTTATCACCAGGCCCACCACCTGAAGCCCCAGCTGCCCTGGCGGGAGCTGCCGGAGGCGACCCAAGCGCTGGCCGACAAGGCATGGGTCCGTCCAGAGCTGGTGACTTCCCTGTCCCCCATCAATCCCTTGTGGGTGGCCAAGGTGGCGAAGCGCTATTCTGCCGAGCCGTGCGATCGGCAGACGGCGTCGACGATTACTTCCGGGACCCCCTCGGCCGTTATCTAG
- a CDS encoding helix-turn-helix transcriptional regulator yields the protein MEQRLATIIGNAVRAARQRLELTQADVAERVGIATEVYGRLERGHMLPSVRTLRKLCLVLNCSSDVLLGMAGVEGAPALAEDPPEYRERPEVRRLLRTVRKLDAPRLRLLGQVAHALEP from the coding sequence ATGGAACAACGACTGGCCACCATCATTGGAAATGCAGTTCGCGCGGCGCGGCAGCGGCTGGAGCTCACCCAGGCCGACGTGGCCGAGCGCGTGGGTATCGCCACCGAGGTCTACGGGCGACTCGAGCGCGGCCACATGCTGCCCAGCGTCCGCACGTTGAGGAAGCTGTGCCTGGTCCTCAACTGCTCCTCGGACGTGCTGCTCGGCATGGCGGGCGTGGAAGGCGCGCCCGCGCTCGCCGAGGATCCGCCCGAGTACCGCGAGCGCCCCGAGGTCCGCCGCCTGTTGCGCACCGTGCGCAAGCTCGACGCGCCGCGCCTGCGGCTGCTCGGGCAGGTCGCGCACGCCCTCGAGCCGTGA